In Mangifera indica cultivar Alphonso chromosome 14, CATAS_Mindica_2.1, whole genome shotgun sequence, the DNA window AACTGTGTAATgtgcttttttttaataaataaaatactcaaaaatttaaaaaagtcaagGGGAACATAGCCCCCCAGTTCTTCCCTCTGTTGTCGAAAAGAGTAGGAGCAAAGAAGATACCACAtgaattacaatttaaaaaaattttcacataaagAAATTCTATACCTCTAATTCTTGTCTACGCTGCTCCTCTTTTCTTGCTTCAGATCTGGCACTTCGTTGCACCTCAAAAATTACAGCAGCTACTGCAACCTAGACATAAAGCACAGGAGTTATTCAAAGCTTATATATACCAAGATGTTGGATACAGGGGAAAAAGGATACAGATCATACAGTGAGATAATCGATACAATAGGACTACAAGCCATTTGCACTAGATGAAAACGAATAGCCGTGGATTCCAAAATCAACTGCCAAGTAGGCTTGCCTATTATCTCTGGTGCACATAGATTATACAAGGTACTGATATCTTCATTAATTAACCAATCTTTGGTTATAACTTATAAGTTTAATAAAAGTGATTTCAGAGGGAGAAGTCATATATTTTACAAAAGCTAGATAAGGATTGACAAGTATTTAGCTTGCTATCTGGCCTTCTAGAATTGAAATAGTGAAACACTAGTGATCAccttatatatgaatttaaaacaGGCAGAATTCCCTATTAAAAACAGAGTCAAGGGCATCCACCAAATGTGTCATGAAACAGTGTTGTGTCTGCACGTTTTCAACACAAATCATATTTGAAGGCAAATGCCCAGAAAATCATGCTCCATACACTCAGAGAAATCAAATTTGGAAGGGCTCCATACTCTAGTCACAAAGCCAAGACTCTCAAACTATCCCAGCCAGCATACCACAAACCTACTTGAACTTAATATTTTAGGCCATGAAGGGTCTAGGCTTGCTATCAATGCAGGCAGGGGGTAATCTCAGTGCCTTCACATATTGAGTACTTACGGGTGGTAAGCCAGCAgggatttttgaaatttggaaaaGGCATCAAGAACAAGCAAGGTCAAGGATTTCCACCCCAGGTCTCCATGCCCAATTCAAATCATCCCTTGAAGTTGCTCAAGGTTGGCTAGTTCCTAGCCCACGTCCAGTGGCAACTTGAGCAAAAAGCCAATGGACCACTACACTTAAATTATGTCAGCTCCCACACAACATGAACCATAACTTAAATTGTGGCATCAGTGACCAGCAACCAAGAGCATTCATCCTCTAAAATGTTCTCCCAAACCACAATCATACAAGCATTTGTTATTTGATAGAATGGTTAATCTTTGACCATAATTACAACAAGGACATAAATTGTGATACAGCATTACCGAAAACACAAAGAGTTCACCAACAAGATCTGCAGCAGCTTGGACAGCCTTTTCCTCATTTAGGGGGCGTATTGCAACATTTGTTGAATGACCATAGATGCGTCTTTGTATATTTGTTGTAAATTGATGATTTGCCTGATTCAACATTAGAAAGAACTTACTatggaaagataaaaaataataaaaaaagaatgtgTAGCTCATTCAATAAAGTTCTCCAATGAAGATATCTTCCTTTAAGTTTTGGTCTGGGAAAGGGGTTTTTATTCAACTACAAAACATATTTAAGTTATTTCCCAGGACAAAAAGATCAAGATTCACGTATAGCAAGCAAATAACTTCCACTTCTAATAAGCTACTATAAGCTAGAAATTGCAATTATTGAAGGTAACCTGAAGGTAACCTGTAGTAAGCAACATAATTCTAAGAAGCACTTGCTCATGAACAATATGGAGAAGAAATGGTTTATCTGAAATTTTCGTTTTTTAAGTTGAGAAAACAATGCTCATCTCTGGgataatcaaacaaattcatACCAACAAATTAAGAAAGTGCCAAGGTTTCTACAAGACATTCAAAAACATCTTCAAATTGATATCGAAAAAAACACCAACGGCAGATACAGTTAGGGAAAAGTAACAAAAACAAGCAATCATTGAATAGCGAAATTCAAGATAAAACCTGGGCAAAATTGATAATGAACTGGCGGAATTTCGGGTGAATGCTGGCTTCCTTCTTGAAACGATTGGCTATGGGTTTGGAAAAAGTTCTCAGTGCAAGAGTTCCTAGCTTAGCTAATGGCAAGATCATATCTCCCCTTCTTCTATTGATTTAGTGGAAGATCACACGCAATTAATCCGATATTTGAGCAAAACAACTTCGGGCATGCCTGTGTAATCGAAAAAGAAAGTCGTAAGTTGTCCAAATGGAATCTCCTGGACATGAAGCTTCTTTCAGCACACGACACTTGGACACTCAAGTTGGACTGAGGTGtttttttacattttgtttttaataatatcttataatCCAATTAgggtatataaattaatcataattttaagcATTACAGGCCCAAGTACAGGTGTCCACCGGCCAAGCCTGTTGGCCTGCTAAGGTTGCTACAGAAACAGACCTTTCGGGCTGGCCTGGCTCATAGGATATACAAAACTTACAACCCTGTCTAATATATATACggtcaaactttaaatagaccaatttattaattttaatattataattattaaatttttaatattatataaatagtatcAAATCAGGTTTGGTGTGCTGCAATATCAAACCGATTTGGTCCAAATAACGTCTCTACACCCAAGTATAGAAAGAGGATTCTCCAACATtgacttaataaaaaattgtttatctTGCTTACTAAAATCTTTTAGtacatattttctctctttttttttccatatttcagttaaatcaaatttcaaaatgaattaTATCGTTAGTATTAACTGATTTAATAggttattttaacatttattatgttattttttatttatatttagaattacaattttttataatgaatataaagtttttgagttaaaaattaattattagtttataaaaattagttattCATGAAAGTAGGTTTTGATTTATGTCTTGAGCTatgaatttttatgaaaaatcatatattttttatcggtaaaaaatttaggttttaacgctaaattttttaatttttcttagaaataaggtttttaaaattaaattagttgttaaacaataaaaaattgtttatgataaatttatcatttgatttgttaattaaaatgaagAATTTGGTCAAAAAATCAAAGATTTTCGTGCTGgtagatatgaaaatataagatttgtctAGAGATGTCTCATAGACCTTTCATTGATATGCAAGAGCATAGGTTTAATGATGTGTTCCTTCGTTTGGTACTTCTTCAACAAATAAATCATGGAAATCAGCCCCTTAATAGAGTTTTTATTTCAGTAAAATGGAATGGACATATGTTTTGGATTGATAGAGTTTGTCTTGGTCATCGGATTAAAGTTTGGTCACAAGACTGATACACGAACATATGTGTGATTTCAAAAGTGAAACGATTGAAATTGAGATTAGAtacatttcaattaattatgGAGATCTACCTTCAATTTTTAAGGTTGAGACATAAGGGAGACAATGATGAAAATGTTGTCAAGCTCACAATACTCTATGTTATTCACCATGCACTTATGGGagtagataataaaaaaatagttgcaGATCGCCTTCTCATATTAGCAAATGATTTGGTTGCTTTTGATCACTACCTTTAAGGTGTTATGGTGTGGAATTTGATGGCAAATTCGATGATACGGGCTATACTGAAAAAGTATGAAAATATTGTCTATCACTATCTACCATTTATAGAGATTCTCATAACGCTTTATTACATGCTAATGGGTTTTTCCCTAGCATTTCAAGTaagcatttttttataattatattatttatttgttaatttttccttttatgtaTATATGACTAACTAACAAcctcaaatttcattttctatgtCTATATTCATGAGACTTTACAAAACCTAAAGGATTGTATGTAGAGATTGGGATTAAAGGGGTCTGCATATGTTGAAATGGGAGACCAAAATATCAAGTTGGGAGGATatacttaatatttttagtatataggCATTACATGTACTTAACAATCgctattttttcttaattgttaatttttttaattagaggaTTAATAACCAtaattgttttcaatttatCACGGTCACAAGATATAGTTAATGTAGTTTCACTTCTAACAAGGAGGAAAAAGGGAAGTAAATGATTGGCCCAATCACTCCTACTATCGTTCTTATCCAggatttattcatattttgtttatattgtaACTGAAATCATATAAACAAGATTCACAATCATTTACTTTTATCCGagatttttaagattttgcACATAGATAAATACtttacaattaatattaattatactcataaaatataattaaatcatggtttctttctcaaattaaaaaaaatatattattttataaaataaaataaaataaaattttaaaacaatcatCTATGAACATTTACGATTGACAACCCCTAATCGCATCaaacaaatatgattttaactaaaatcatattaaaatagagggattttatttgaaattgcaTTAATCTAgtataattcaatcaaaatttcataGTCTCCATGTGATTCTAGTTGAAAAAGCACTTAAATCACATCATTCAAAGTGATTTTAATTGTAGTAGCACTAGATTGGTGCAATCATGACTGGATGATATTGGATTAATACAATTTCAACCAAAACTGCATTATTCTAGTTTGATTTAGATTAAAGTCAGActgatttaatataattaaaggtCATCCGTCAACAATTGTTtcgaaattaattttatttatttataaattatcactAAAAAGTTATATAATCACTATGTGatcgaatattattttattatttgtgtatataattttattgtttaatataatagaTTTGTAATATTAGTTAAATGGATTGATAATATGGTAGATTCGAATCGAAACAGACTCGAGATTGATAATAGCGTAACgagctcaagtttggctcaTCAAGCTCGTTACGTTTGAGCTCGAACtcagttcgagtttgactcggtttgtttcaagttcaaacttttaattaatttattattaaaatgacatcgttttagtatatattgatcaaaacgacgtagttttgtatcaaaaattttaacttataaacTTCGATGagcaagcttgagcttgactcgAGCTTGCTTAAGGCTGattcattttaaacttattcGACTCAAGTTTAAGCTTAAGCTCTAACAGACTCGATTCAAATCTAGTTCTGATTGataatgttatataataatacataactaaaaatttgagataaatttttatttaaataattaaaaagcccatatgaaattaattaaacagagaaattttaaagtataataATTAAACCTACTATCGTGAATGagataaattagggttttatataataatagtgTTAATGCATAGATGTAGTAACCTTACCTAACAATTAAATCAAGTTTCGTACAATTCACGTGATTCCACGTAACATCAATCCATACAATAATTAGAATAAGTGTTAATCATGTACTTGAGAATATTAcagtttttagttttaaaatattaatgaatatgtGATCTTATCTCACCAATTAAATGTGATCATAAGAGCCATTTCATAAAGTTACTCAAACttgttttaaaacttatatcatttttaactaAGTATTAACCCATGTGGATTAGATCTTCTTATGTGTCATAAAAGATTTGGATTGGATATTATTCACAATTTGTCGGAATAaaacattgttaaaaaaaaaaatcaattttctcatatatatttttatttttattaataaaatatgttaattgacatgttataattgttaaaaagactaaaaatattctttgttatctTGTAATATTCACTAAGCTGAATAATGCTTGAttcccaaatttttattaaatatttttttatgttaattgtagggttaataattattaaaaataaataaattttaaaaaagttgttTACAACTTTAGTCATTAGTGAACTAGCTTGGTGTAATCTTGAGCATATTACGCACGAAATGATGTTACTGATTGAAATTATAGTTAGGATAATGAGATCCAATTTGATCACACCTATCTTAGTATAATTCAATCAAAGTCACACCTTAACGGTGTGATTTTGCTATAAACACAATAGGATGAATTGATTTGGCTTGAACATCATTTTTCGAAGTATAATTTTGGCTAGAATTATAGAGGATGATGCTTCTATGCAAAAATGTTCCATTTTCAAAAGGtcttttttaactattatttaaaAGGTCGAATAACGTATGCATAACTATTATGTTTGGTCAATAAACGTGGATTTCAATACTATTTCTTGGTTAGCTAGTAGTTAGCAATTAATATGTAGTTAAGAGTTAATGATTGTTGTAAAGGTATGGGAGGCAAAGAAATAGGAGGTTATAACAATACGAGTTCTCTTACTAGGGGTTGGAGGGAACTCATACTAGTAGTTGTTCTAAAAATAGTTGTAATTATTCACCCACCAAAGGTTAGAAAGGCTTCTGGTAGACTTTAGCCTTGTTCATACATGACTCGATTAGTTTGATCAAGTATTCACCACCTATTTTTATTGTTCAACTCTTTGATAACGTGGAAAAACCAAAAACTCTAGGGGATGGAAGGGTAGAGACCTTTGGTGTCCCTTCCAGTTAAGAATTGGGGCCTCACAATCACTAGCCAATATGTTTTTCTTGCATGTCTTTCTTCATTCATGGTTTGATATTCTACCCTCCTAGACATAGAGGAACCCCACCAATCCATCCCGAATTTAGTAGTTAAACTTTGTTGATTACTATGATGATATTGAAAATCTATTCTCTCCCAATTCGCATTTTGTAATAcacaatatttttattcttatagaGAAAAAGGCGTTTTCACATCTTCTCAATCTAAAATGGCTAATGAGAGGAAAAGTATGACTGTAACAATCTTTTGGCTCATATGTAGTTATCgtgattattaattatataattaaataatatatacatattttttatatataatctatatatatagataatatattattatgtgactaaattattttaaatttaaaataaaataatatctaattatgtaataatatattatctatgtatttaaaatatatataaaatatatatatatacataacataatttttaattataaaaacttacgCATATTCATATACAATTTGAGTTTTCATTTGGCATAGATGACCCAAaatcattttactaattttttttttaaagtaaaatccTTTTATTTATTACTATCAGAATAATTGTTAGGATTACCATACAACGTTACGCATCTACTTAATTTATAGAACTAAAACTAATCCCATGATGCCCATATTAAAcataagttaaataaaataaaatacttttaggatgaattaatttaaagtgagacctaaaattaaatcaaaacccCTTAGATACAATATTAAGtcaaatgaattaaatattcCATCACTATAgagttaattaaaatgatagtttaatttttgtattggTTTGGAAACTGGTAATTTATCATTACTGTtcaagtttggaaaccctaattATCGACCACTTTTTTATAGGAATTTTACTATTGTCAATACTTTTGCACTATCTCCACCATCGTTGCTATCTCAACATGTCATAACCCCACACTTTTTTTCAACCATCGAAACAAATCTCATCCACCAACCATCGAAATAAATCTCAACGCAAGGAAAAATTTCACCACTAGAAATGTTGGCTTTAATAGAGTTGGTATAAAAAGACTAAAACTGTGAGAGAAGGAGgcaacaacaacaatcaacCGAGGTTGTGGGTGTCATTGGTTGGGACAATGAATGGGTGGATTGGACGATATCATGTGCAATCAAAGGTTAAGAGAtagagagtgagagagaaagGGCAACTTGCAAGGTTATAAGTGTTGGCTGGCTTATCATAGTAAGAAGATAACGACTTACTTGTTGTAGTACTAGCGGTCATGGGCCAACTAGGCGTGTGACAAAGGGGTAAGGGATGGAGAGTGCAAGAGACGGGTGGCTTGAACGTTGAGAATGTAAGGTGACAACAATAATGGTGATAGGGCTAACCAGGTCATctaaaaaagaagagaataaatataaaaaaaacaaaaaaagtgaaatcttatataaatttgatatctaaagagatattttatatttttgttattttataataatatgataaaatttaaaaataaaataattagagataatataataatttacatgatatatatacatttttttccgttaaaatagttaaattttgaGTATGAAACAATGATGTATGCATTTGAGAAATAAagtaatgttttaaaatcaaacctCATGtggaaaaatgataatttctctAACTAATAAATTAACACTTGTAAGAGACCTGTAAACTAGATTGAGAAGTCCATTACTATAATTTCGTGCCTTTTTAATGCTAAATGCGTGAAAGAATTAACTTGAATATATAAAGAGATTTTCACCACAATACAAATCTtgcttattgtttttttttttttataagtatatttttttggtaattatatatatctattttacgtatataaatatataaatatttatatatattattatataattaaataattttaaatgtaaaaaaataatattaaattatataataatatatataaatatacataattttatggcTGGAATTCTCAAtttataatgttaaaataatttataatgccAAAGAAGACAAAGATCAGGCAACCGGCCGAAGAAGATACAAAGGAGCGGGCCCGGCTGAAGAATAGATATTAGAAAAGAAAGTTAAGTGATAATGTTGTTCGATAGACTTGAAACGTCTACTTTTATATCCACACAAGAAAGGATCACCTTTAtctgtaattattttttatttttaaaattattacattatcCTGATGGTCTGTGTCTGTAATGTAATTAGCCAGAACTTGTGGCTACAAAGAtttgaaggccaaaagactttgtCCCagccaaggtttggtgaaatgaAAAAGTTTCCTCTGTTACGTTGCCTGGATTATATATAGACCTCAAGCCCTTGTGCAATCTACACAAACAAATATCGGCTGAGGATCAGTCTTAGAAAATAGCGTAAAGATGCAGATGGTGTGTGGAGAACATGATCACGAGCTTCTTCGAGCTCAATCTCATGTTTGGAACCacattttcagcttcataaatTCTATGTCTCTCAAATGTGCTATTCAATTATGTATACCAGATGTCAT includes these proteins:
- the LOC123197061 gene encoding OPA3-like protein isoform X1 — encoded protein: MILPLAKLGTLALRTFSKPIANRFKKEASIHPKFRQFIINFAQANHQFTTNIQRRIYGHSTNVAIRPLNEEKAVQAAADLVGELFVFSVAVAAVIFEVQRSARSEARKEEQRRQELEALKKRDEDLSREVALLKQKLAELEELSRERGLSGLFHVRHPHDAENVKAKSS
- the LOC123197061 gene encoding optic atrophy 3 protein homolog isoform X2; the protein is MILPLAKLGTLALRTFSKPIANRFKKEASIHPKFRQFIINFAQANHQFTTNIQRRIYGHSTNVAIRPLNEEKAVQAAADLVAVAAVIFEVQRSARSEARKEEQRRQELEALKKRDEDLSREVALLKQKLAELEELSRERGLSGLFHVRHPHDAENVKAKSS